Proteins co-encoded in one Epinephelus moara isolate mb chromosome 11, YSFRI_EMoa_1.0, whole genome shotgun sequence genomic window:
- the slc7a14b gene encoding probable cationic amino acid transporter, which translates to MAAWLGRVSLGDALYNMYSRLLRTKPVGSMAHSSDDLTELGEGAAVGLAKVLTTMDLVSLGVGSCVGTGMYVVAGLVAKAMAGPGVILSFIIAAVASILSGVCYAEFGVRVPKTTGSAYTYSYVTVGEFVAFFIGWNLILEYLIGTAAGASALSSMFDSLANHSISNYMITHLGTLRGLGKGEDTYPDLLALFIALLVTVIIALGVRNSVGFNNVLNVVNLVVWVFMIIAGLFFLSASNWENGMFLPYGWSGVMQGAATCFYAFIGFDIIATTGEEAKNPNTSIPYAITASLVTCLTAYVSVSVILTLMVPYNLIDGSAPLMEMFAVHGFLWGKYIVAVGSIAGLTVSLLGSLFPMPRVIYAMSRDGLLFRFLSHVSALTHTPTVACLVSGSFAAVLALLVSLRDLIEMMSIGTLLAYTLVSVCVLLLRYQPDEQTDTHQYDSGEDVVGLKLQDDGAVPTKDDQMLIGDSDGDRSASYHAGGTEGEGDDSDFHTGHASLLKRLLGGHYYTLRLRLGMPEASAQPTPATGRIVTRCTLLFFLTSFLLWSTIIFGVEQGTGVRAVFSGLMATLMTGSLVKLLIMIIQQPESGRKLPYMAPCVPFVPAAAILVNSYLMLKLSPLTWARFTIWCLIGLLIYGCYGVWHSTLELNAREQQAHASSYQRYDDHLDDDTFSPDDNFYPQEQDDRPYQGWSAPEERGYHNQLQQENQYEDGEQYQSQYEDNGDQYGYQSGPGGQSASRGRGRTNHGFDAGEEEDF; encoded by the exons ATGGCGGCGTGGCTGGGCAGGGTGTCTTTGGGTGACGCTTTGTACAACATGTACTCTCGCCTGCTGCGAACCAAACCTGTGGGCTCCATGGCTCACAGCTCCGACGACCTCACAGAGCTCGGGGAGGGGGCGGCAGTCGGGCTCGCCAAGGTTCTGACCACCATGGACCTGGTGTCGCTCGGGGTTGGCAGCTGCGTTGGCACAGGGATGTACGTAGTCGCTGGGCTGGTTGCCAAGGCGATGGCTGGGCCAGGGGTCATCCTGTCTTTTATCATTGCAGCGGTGGCATCCATACTGTCAG GTGTGTGCTATGCAGAGTTTGGCGTCCGAGTCCCAAAGACAACTGGCTCGGCCTACACCTACAGCTATGTGACAGTTGGGGAGTTTGTGGCGTTTTTTATTGGCTGGAATCTGATCCTGGAGTATCTGATTGGCACGGCAGCGGGGGCGTCGGCTCTCAGCAGCATGTTCGACTctctagccaatcacagcatcaGCAATTACATGATAACACACCTGGGCACGCTGAGAGGACTCG GTAAAGGTGAGGACACATATCCTGACCTGCTGGCCCTCTTCATCGCCCTGCTGGTCACAGTGATCATTGCTCTCGGTGTGCGTAACTCTGTGGGCTTCAACAACGTCCTCAACGTAGTCAACCTCGTGGTCTGGGTCTTCATGATCATCGCTGGACTCTTCTTCCTCTCCGCCAGCAACTGGGAGAACGGCATGTTCCTGCCCTATGGCTGGTCAGGG GTGATGCAAGGTGCAGCAACTTGCTTCTACGCCTTCATCGGCTTCGACATCATTGCGACGACAGGAGAGGAGGCAAAAAACCCAAACACCTCCATCCCGTATGCCATCACCGCCTCACTGGTCACCTGCCTCACTGCATATGTGTCG GTGAGTGTGATCCTGACCCTCATGGTTCCCTACAACCTGATCGATGGCTCAGCTCCACTCATGGAGATGTTTGCGGTGCATGGTTTCCTGTGGGGGAAATACATTGTGGCTGTTGGCTCCATAGCCGGACTCACCGTCTCTCTGTTGGGCTCTTTGTTCCCCATGCCTAGAGTCATCTACGCCATGTCCCGTGACGGCCTGCTGTTCAG GTTCTTGTCTCACGTgtctgcactcacacacactcccacggTGGCATGCTTGGTGTCAGGGAGCTTCGCGGCCGTCCTTGCTCTGCTGGTAAGCCTGCGGGACCTGATCGAGATGATGTCCATCGGCACCCTGCTGGCGTACACTCTGGTCAGCGTGTGTGTGCTCTTACTGCGCTACCAGCCTGACGAACAGACTGACACACACCAGTATGATTCCGGAGAGGATGTAGTTGGCCTGAAGCTTCAGGATGACGGAGCTGTCCCCACCAAAGATGACCAGATGCTGATCGGAGACTCAGATGGTGACAGATCGGCGTCCTACCACGCAGGCGGGACTGAAGGAGAGGGGGACGACTCTGACTTCCACACAGGCCATGCCTCTCTACTGAAAAGGCTTTTGGGAGGTCATTACTACACCCTGCGACTGCGGCTCGGAATGCCCGAAGCGTCGGCCCAGCCCACCCCTGCCACCGGCCGCATAGTGACCAGATGcaccctcctcttcttcctcacgTCCTTCCTCCTCTGGTCCACCATTATATTTGGGGTTGAGCAGGGAACTGGTGTCAGGGCAGTGTTTTCAGGCCTCATGGCCACACTGATGACTGGGTCCTTGGTGAAGCTTTTAATTATGATTATACAGCAGCCAGAGAGTGGGAGGAAGCTGCCCTACATGGCGCCCTGTGTGCCATTTGTCCCTGCAGCTGCCATATTGGTCAACAGCTACCTCATGCTTAAACTGTCTCCACTCACCTGGGCCAGGTTCACCATTTGGTGCCTCATAG GTTTGTTGATCTATGGTTGTTATGGAGTGTGGCACAGCACACTGGAGCTCAATGCCCGAGAGCAGCAGGCACACGCCAGCTCCTACCAGCGCTACGATGACCATCTTGACGACGACACCTTCTCCCCTGATGACAACTTTTACCCCCAGGAACAGGACGACAGACCTTACCAGGGCTGGTCTGCTCCAGAAGAGAGGGGATACCAcaaccagctgcagcaggagaatCAGTATGAAGATGGGGAGCAGTATCAGAGCCAGTATGAGGATAATGGTGACCAGTATGGATACCAGTCTGGACCAGGGGGCCAGTCTGCaagcagaggcagaggaaggaCCAATCATGGCTTTGATGCAGGTGAAGAGGAGGACTTCTGA
- the cldn11b gene encoding claudin-11b, whose translation MAHMCRQITGSAASCAGWVGIIVATATNDWVRTCDYTVATCVRMDELGSRGLWAECVISPALYHCVALNQILTLPAYVQTSRALMICACLLGLPAMLLVLMSMPCVRLQNDNSAVKQRRARVGGILFIIMAVFGIISTVWFPIGAHQDEGLMSFGFSLYAGWVGTALCLLGGSIILCCYGTDPGTPSRDNSFYYSRQGGTATPLDPPANHAKSARV comes from the exons ATGGCGCACATGTGCAGGCAGATCACCGGCAGCGCAGCGAGCTGTGCGGGCTGGGTCGGAATCATCGTCGCCACGGCCACCAACGACTGGGTCCGGACTTGCGACTACACGGTGGCCACCTGCGTCCGTATGGACGAGCTGGGCTCCCGGGGACTCTGGGCAGAGTGCGTCATCTCTCCGGCGCTTTATCACTGCGTGGCCCTCAACCAGATCCTCACCCTGCCAG cCTACGTCCAAACGTCTCGTGCCCTGATGATCTGCGCATGTCTCCTCGGTCTCCCCGCGATGCTGCTGGTGCTCATGTCGATGCCCTGCGTGCGGCTGCAGAATGACAACTCTGCCGTCAAGCAGCGACGCGCCCGGGTGGGAGgcatcctcttcatcatcatgg CTGTGTTTGGCATCATATCGACTGTCTGGTTTCCCATCGGTGCTCACCAAGATGAGGGTCTGATGTCATTTGGCTTCTCTCTATACGCCGGCTGGGTTGGCACTGCTCTCTGTCTCCTGGGCGGGTCAATTATCTTGTGTTGCTACGGCACCGACCCTGGGACCCCGAGCAGGGACAACAGCTTCTACTACTCCAGGCAGGGGGGTACTGCCACGCCGCTGGATCCCCCCGCCAACCACGCCAAGAGTGCACGAGTGTGA